One Nitrosomonas sp. PY1 DNA window includes the following coding sequences:
- the uca gene encoding urea carboxylase: MFNKILIANRGAIACRIIRTLRRMHIKSVAIYTEADALSQHVGAADEAFCIGKDVASQSYLSTDKVLDIAKQSGAQAIHPGYGFLSENADFAEACAKQGICFIGPTPQQMRAFGLKHTARALALENQVPLLPGSDLLESVESACQQASHIGYPVMLKSTAGGGGIGMRLCWSQSELVGAYESVKTLAQNNFKDAGLFLEKYVERARHIEVQIFGDGKGQVVALGERDCSIQRRNQKVIEETPAPNLTQAMRQALQDTAVRLGKAVHYQSAGTVEYVFDDANQQFYFLEVNTRLQVEHGITEEVTGVDLVEWMVRQAAGDLPSLDSFTIQPRGCAIQARVYAENPAKAFQPSTGVLTESIFPDNARVETWVERGIEVSAFYDPMLAKVIVHAAERSAAIGRLLTALDNTSLQGIETNLDYLRQILQSHVFQGGQFSTQFLNGFHYQPHTVDVIQPGVQTTIQDYPGRLGYWDVGVPPSGPMDHLAFQLANRLVNNEQRCAGLEMIVAGPTLHFNCDSVIAVCGATMEMFLDGKPLELWQSHTVKAGSELRFGKITQTGSRTYLAVQGGFQVPDYLDSKSTFTLGQFGGHAGRALRLGDVLHVRALESLQAFIPQRIAQQFIPRYGDHWDIYVLYGPHGASDFFTADDITQFFSTDWKVHHNSSRTGVRLIGPKPQWARADGGEAGLHPSNIHDNAYAIGAVDFTGDMPIILGPDGPSLGGFVCPVTIVHAELWKIGQLRPGDRIRFHPLTLEQALALQSRQDQSIELLQPNLESPASTSLSNLGSPILHSIPGEDIQIPVTYRQSGDRYILIEYGDAVLDLSLRFRVHILMIALQQAIEQKKLSGIVDMTPGIRSLQIHFDPRILLREQLLDFLAQTENQLPAVETMEIPSRIVHLPLSWDDSATRLAIEKYMQLVRHDAPWCPSNIEFIRRMNGLNSVDEVKQIVYQASYLVMGLGDVYLGAPVATPLDPRHRLVTTKYNPARTWTPENAVGIGGAYLCIYGMEGPGGYQFVGRTVPVWNRYHQSVDFKEGKPWLLRFFDQIRFYPVNEDELLTLRKDLLTGRFQLRIEESTFNLKHYHAYLQQHAAEITAFKAKQQAAFDAERQSWKISERSAAMDEDMLDSDSFQTELSLPEGVQEICAHITGVMWKLFVQEGSSVKQGDVVAIIESMKMEFSIESPINGTVVKVFAGQGNTVSTGQALVWISKE, translated from the coding sequence ATGTTCAATAAAATCCTGATTGCCAATCGCGGTGCTATTGCTTGTCGCATTATCCGTACTTTACGCCGCATGCATATTAAGAGCGTTGCAATCTATACTGAAGCGGATGCCTTATCGCAGCATGTCGGCGCTGCGGATGAAGCCTTTTGCATTGGCAAGGATGTTGCATCGCAAAGCTATTTAAGTACGGATAAAGTTTTGGATATCGCAAAACAAAGTGGTGCTCAAGCGATTCATCCTGGCTACGGTTTTCTCAGTGAAAATGCCGATTTTGCCGAAGCATGCGCCAAACAAGGTATTTGTTTTATTGGGCCTACACCGCAACAAATGCGGGCGTTTGGCTTAAAACATACAGCACGTGCCTTGGCGTTGGAGAACCAAGTGCCATTGTTGCCTGGCTCCGATTTGTTGGAGAGTGTTGAGAGTGCTTGTCAGCAAGCGAGCCACATTGGCTACCCCGTGATGCTGAAAAGTACCGCGGGTGGCGGTGGTATCGGTATGCGTCTGTGTTGGAGCCAGAGCGAATTGGTCGGTGCCTACGAATCGGTCAAGACATTGGCGCAAAACAATTTTAAGGATGCTGGCTTATTTCTGGAAAAATATGTCGAACGGGCGCGCCACATCGAAGTACAAATTTTTGGTGATGGCAAAGGTCAAGTCGTTGCATTGGGGGAGCGCGACTGCTCGATTCAGCGTCGTAATCAAAAAGTGATTGAAGAAACACCTGCACCGAATTTAACGCAAGCCATGCGCCAAGCGTTACAAGATACTGCGGTGCGTTTGGGTAAAGCCGTTCATTATCAGTCTGCGGGTACGGTCGAGTATGTTTTCGATGATGCGAATCAGCAGTTTTATTTTCTCGAAGTCAATACGCGCTTGCAGGTTGAGCATGGTATAACAGAAGAAGTAACCGGCGTTGATCTGGTCGAATGGATGGTACGGCAGGCCGCAGGTGATTTGCCTTCGCTCGATTCGTTTACTATTCAACCCCGTGGTTGTGCGATTCAAGCCCGTGTCTATGCGGAAAACCCCGCAAAAGCATTTCAGCCGTCAACAGGTGTACTTACGGAATCTATTTTTCCTGATAATGCACGAGTGGAAACTTGGGTAGAGCGCGGTATCGAAGTTTCGGCATTTTATGATCCGATGTTGGCGAAAGTGATTGTACACGCTGCCGAACGATCGGCAGCCATCGGTCGACTGCTGACGGCTTTGGATAATACCTCGTTACAGGGTATTGAAACCAACTTGGATTATTTGCGGCAAATTTTGCAGAGTCACGTTTTCCAGGGCGGACAGTTTTCTACACAATTTTTGAATGGATTTCATTATCAGCCACATACCGTTGACGTGATACAGCCCGGTGTGCAAACGACGATTCAAGATTATCCGGGACGTCTTGGATATTGGGATGTTGGTGTGCCACCTTCCGGGCCTATGGATCATTTAGCTTTCCAGCTTGCCAATCGATTGGTCAACAATGAACAAAGATGTGCCGGGCTTGAAATGATTGTAGCCGGACCGACATTGCATTTTAATTGTGATAGTGTCATTGCGGTTTGTGGCGCTACGATGGAGATGTTTCTCGATGGCAAACCATTGGAGCTATGGCAATCGCATACTGTCAAAGCCGGATCAGAGTTACGATTTGGGAAAATTACTCAAACTGGTAGTCGCACTTACCTTGCTGTTCAGGGTGGTTTTCAAGTACCCGATTATCTTGACAGTAAGTCTACATTTACGCTAGGCCAATTTGGCGGGCATGCAGGGCGAGCACTGCGGCTTGGTGATGTACTGCATGTTCGCGCGCTCGAATCTTTGCAGGCATTTATTCCTCAACGCATAGCGCAGCAGTTTATTCCACGTTATGGTGATCATTGGGATATTTACGTGTTGTATGGCCCACATGGTGCGTCAGATTTTTTTACTGCAGACGATATAACACAATTTTTCTCGACTGATTGGAAAGTACACCATAACTCCAGTCGTACTGGGGTGCGATTGATTGGCCCAAAACCCCAGTGGGCTAGAGCCGATGGCGGCGAGGCTGGTTTGCATCCTTCCAATATCCATGATAATGCCTATGCTATTGGTGCGGTCGACTTTACCGGTGACATGCCCATCATCCTGGGGCCGGATGGCCCGAGTTTAGGGGGGTTTGTATGTCCGGTTACGATCGTTCATGCGGAGTTGTGGAAAATTGGGCAACTCAGGCCCGGTGACCGGATTCGTTTTCATCCCCTCACATTGGAACAAGCGCTTGCACTACAAAGTCGACAAGATCAATCCATCGAGTTGTTGCAACCGAATCTGGAGTCGCCTGCTTCCACATCGCTTTCGAATCTGGGAAGCCCTATTCTGCATAGTATTCCTGGGGAAGATATACAAATTCCGGTAACTTATCGCCAATCAGGTGATCGTTATATATTGATCGAATATGGAGATGCCGTTCTTGACCTGAGCTTGCGTTTTCGTGTCCATATACTGATGATTGCACTACAACAGGCAATCGAGCAAAAAAAGTTATCCGGTATCGTTGATATGACACCGGGTATTCGTTCATTACAGATTCATTTTGATCCACGTATTCTTCTTCGCGAGCAATTGTTAGATTTTTTAGCGCAAACTGAAAATCAATTGCCAGCGGTTGAAACGATGGAGATACCATCCCGTATCGTGCATTTGCCATTATCTTGGGACGATAGTGCAACGCGGTTGGCTATTGAAAAATACATGCAATTGGTACGCCATGATGCACCCTGGTGTCCCAGTAATATTGAATTTATCCGCCGCATGAATGGCTTGAATAGCGTCGATGAGGTAAAACAGATTGTATATCAAGCAAGTTATCTGGTAATGGGACTAGGGGATGTTTATCTTGGAGCGCCAGTTGCGACTCCTCTGGATCCACGCCATCGTTTGGTGACAACAAAATATAACCCGGCGCGTACTTGGACGCCGGAAAATGCGGTTGGAATTGGCGGTGCATATCTATGTATCTATGGTATGGAAGGCCCTGGAGGATACCAATTTGTCGGGCGTACGGTGCCAGTATGGAACCGCTATCATCAAAGCGTGGATTTTAAAGAAGGTAAGCCTTGGTTACTGCGTTTTTTTGACCAGATACGTTTTTATCCAGTCAATGAAGATGAATTACTGACGCTACGTAAAGACCTCTTGACCGGACGTTTTCAATTGCGGATAGAAGAGTCGACATTCAATCTGAAACACTATCATGCTTATCTGCAACAACATGCGGCCGAAATTACTGCGTTCAAAGCGAAACAACAAGCTGCGTTTGATGCTGAACGCCAGAGTTGGAAAATATCTGAACGATCTGCTGCAATGGATGAAGACATGCTCGATTCGGATTCTTTCCAAACGGAATTGAGCTTGCCTGAAGGCGTGCAAGAGATTTGCGCGCATATCACCGGTGTGATGTGGAAATTGTTCGTACAGGAAGGTAGTTCGGTTAAGCAAGGAGACGTTGTCGCTATTATTGAATCGATGAAAATGGAATTTTCAATAGAATCACCAATTAATGGAACTGTTGTCAAGGTTTTTGCAGGGCAAGGCAATACCGTGTCAACAGGACAAGCTTTAGTATGGATTTCTAAAGAATGA
- a CDS encoding response regulator transcription factor, translated as MNKQFSNEISVLVAESFELIRLGFRSLFRDHASVRLIAETDCIEDIVGLTLQHRPNVILFDLQLNNGDCIDYIAKLLSTCPQSKVLILSNNHCEQIYLQTFRLGAAGIIDKHHTARLFFKAIYSIHAGKVWFDREIMDLLWQAQFNNHQAPKAPVHADSTELDRLKLSESERNIAYLACKGLSAKEMSTQLHISEKTIRNQLSIIYRKIGVKKQVELCLKAPHYNYFNIPCASGTNYPEIPDK; from the coding sequence ATGAATAAGCAATTTTCTAACGAAATTAGTGTACTGGTTGCAGAAAGTTTTGAGCTGATACGGCTTGGCTTTCGTTCATTATTTAGGGATCATGCCTCAGTACGATTAATTGCCGAAACAGATTGCATAGAAGATATAGTAGGTTTGACGCTACAGCACCGACCAAATGTGATTTTGTTTGATTTACAATTAAATAATGGTGATTGTATTGATTACATCGCTAAATTATTAAGTACCTGTCCACAAAGTAAAGTGTTGATCTTATCGAATAACCACTGTGAGCAAATTTATTTGCAAACATTTCGATTGGGAGCGGCGGGCATTATCGACAAACATCATACCGCCAGACTGTTCTTCAAAGCGATATATAGCATTCATGCGGGAAAAGTATGGTTTGATCGAGAAATTATGGATCTGCTTTGGCAAGCGCAGTTTAATAACCATCAAGCTCCAAAAGCACCTGTTCATGCTGATTCTACCGAACTGGATCGACTGAAGCTAAGTGAGAGTGAGCGGAATATTGCTTACCTTGCTTGCAAAGGCTTATCTGCTAAAGAAATGAGCACACAACTCCATATATCAGAAAAAACCATTAGAAACCAATTATCTATAATTTATAGAAAAATCGGTGTCAAAAAGCAAGTCGAGTTATGCTTAAAAGCGCCACATTATAACTACTTCAATATTCCCTGCGCATCCGGGACAAATTACCCAGAAATTCCTGACAAATAA
- a CDS encoding multicopper oxidase domain-containing protein gives MAYKSLLKQLFIALFAGLVLSFLISGKSIAANHEIQLSAEETRDDGFGNKLLAYKMEKHIRDNKDITDRYSRDATIPGPTIELTEGDTVNISIKNEIPDNGTPVPGVSKQVSIHVHGVHYKITSDGTLKVINMEKDEGSGAGLAETHIVYDYEWNVAVGTAGTWAYHDHNFETHNGSEHRGLFGAIIVNPISAPSYAKEYVLYLGDDAFWGMEIDGSSKKQSQHGPNPTLSAQGNTDVRFHLIALGTDFHTFKLNGYQWTDPGTNNRINTVAIGPLEKHVFSIKAKHSAQYEDKNLSNKLLGMRGEFNVQ, from the coding sequence ATGGCATATAAATCTCTATTAAAACAATTGTTTATCGCATTATTTGCGGGATTGGTTTTGTCATTTCTGATTTCTGGAAAAAGTATTGCGGCGAATCATGAAATTCAATTATCAGCGGAAGAAACGCGCGATGATGGGTTTGGCAATAAGCTGCTGGCATACAAGATGGAAAAACATATACGTGATAACAAGGATATTACCGATCGGTACAGTCGTGATGCCACCATTCCAGGACCTACCATAGAGTTGACCGAAGGCGATACAGTCAACATATCGATTAAAAATGAAATTCCCGATAATGGAACACCGGTACCGGGAGTCAGTAAACAGGTCAGTATACATGTGCACGGCGTTCACTATAAGATTACCAGCGATGGTACGCTCAAAGTCATCAATATGGAGAAGGACGAAGGGTCCGGGGCTGGATTGGCAGAAACCCATATTGTTTATGATTACGAGTGGAATGTTGCAGTGGGAACCGCTGGTACATGGGCATACCACGATCATAACTTTGAAACGCATAATGGGTCAGAACATAGAGGTCTGTTTGGAGCAATTATTGTAAATCCTATTAGCGCTCCAAGCTATGCCAAAGAATATGTGTTGTATTTGGGAGATGACGCTTTCTGGGGTATGGAAATCGATGGCAGCTCCAAAAAGCAATCGCAACACGGCCCTAATCCGACCTTGTCTGCGCAGGGAAATACGGATGTCCGATTCCACTTAATCGCTTTAGGCACGGATTTTCATACTTTCAAACTCAATGGTTATCAATGGACTGATCCAGGAACCAATAATCGTATCAACACAGTAGCAATTGGCCCACTCGAGAAGCACGTATTTAGCATAAAAGCTAAGCACAGCGCTCAGTATGAGGATAAGAATCTTTCTAACAAACTACTGGGTATGCGGGGTGAATTCAATGTTCAATAA
- a CDS encoding multicopper oxidase domain-containing protein, protein MNSREIFNLKEPVRRLMICIVIAATLLTSSMVFAAVHNVTLTAKALPNGQLGYALGDNEAAIPGPTLFVREGDTISVTLNNNTKTSVGFKIPGLQQSSAKVKPGQSKNYSIQAKKVGTYAYHGNMDGKELLGLFGALIVEKVNGPVDRFIEANGNVTPVMQSDITKQFVLFMVGSTFWGTEIASDGTQKPLWANPHPGAAVNDIVRFHILSVGPGHTFHLHAHRWLKTDANQVIDTKLLTEGSDTHSFTVKAGTGVGAGNWQYHCHLIAHMEAGMHGSFIVGGDGASVVGASPYGGILLGPRQSELGLVTFEISDEPASWFRSARGDSIVELSKPSAEGSPLKGADIKTKSLEVIAPGSSVNFIMSDTNGVHTISSLLWPTGAQHMPFDQTSAYRGGGFVTLDTPGLYVFTCKVHPYMFGAVIVDDPSTTGGLDLGDSRSNYTIDLVTGIKNLPTSSDLAVRLLKTFFIATAPDNWQDYSSGQWNVKYPNLPLLTTKGSVNLSTINIDRQTLSLGSAPEKFGVGEVWVNTQFEKTAGKYKPGTSTVVDASTWTVKRKVALPQINNNNPHNMWSNRDQSVIYQTQWFDNKFSMINRETGELIKNITVGYSPSHVMTLPTNDDITIAINGENGVSVIPAGTTDVTKMMPTQAQGHISANPHGHWISADGSKIVTPNINTSDIGIYKSEGGILARTPTGNNAPGAHPIAIGMMPDSSKIYAANLLHHTLTVLNGETGALIKTIDLIADYDPISGDFKDNDGNGDPEAYGILPIQSPVSPDGKAVVIASTGGQIVIVDTKTDKIVKSLPCDPGCHGANFGAKKDGGYYAYVTTKFGNRLTVVDIDPDGNGDISDAKIAGYVSLVDTASTAKDDSISGLPGFGGQGVLAIPIVYNGWVQNLPDVWKDVLTNKQKDPWVSN, encoded by the coding sequence ATGAATAGCAGAGAAATTTTCAACTTAAAAGAGCCCGTTAGGCGATTAATGATATGCATTGTGATTGCGGCGACATTATTGACCTCATCCATGGTATTCGCGGCTGTTCATAATGTGACACTGACCGCTAAAGCATTACCGAACGGTCAATTGGGTTATGCTTTAGGTGACAACGAAGCAGCGATCCCAGGGCCCACGTTATTTGTGAGAGAAGGGGATACAATCAGCGTAACACTCAATAACAATACAAAAACAAGCGTAGGGTTTAAGATTCCGGGCCTACAGCAAAGCTCTGCTAAAGTTAAGCCAGGTCAATCCAAAAACTATAGCATTCAAGCAAAAAAAGTTGGTACTTACGCATACCATGGCAATATGGATGGTAAGGAATTACTGGGTTTGTTTGGTGCGTTGATAGTTGAAAAGGTAAATGGTCCGGTTGATCGCTTCATAGAAGCGAATGGTAATGTCACTCCTGTTATGCAATCCGATATCACCAAGCAATTTGTTTTATTCATGGTGGGGTCGACTTTCTGGGGAACTGAAATAGCAAGTGACGGCACACAAAAACCACTGTGGGCCAATCCACATCCGGGTGCAGCTGTAAACGATATTGTGCGTTTTCATATTCTTTCAGTAGGTCCTGGACATACATTTCATTTGCATGCACATCGCTGGCTTAAAACCGACGCAAATCAAGTAATTGATACCAAATTACTGACAGAAGGCTCGGATACTCATTCCTTTACCGTTAAAGCTGGAACTGGTGTGGGTGCTGGAAATTGGCAATATCACTGTCATCTGATTGCGCACATGGAAGCAGGCATGCATGGCAGTTTTATAGTGGGCGGAGATGGCGCTAGCGTTGTCGGTGCATCGCCCTATGGCGGCATATTGTTGGGGCCGAGACAGAGCGAGCTTGGCTTAGTTACTTTTGAAATTAGCGATGAACCGGCCAGTTGGTTTAGAAGTGCGCGTGGCGATTCAATTGTTGAGCTTAGTAAGCCGAGTGCAGAAGGTTCTCCTCTTAAAGGTGCGGATATTAAAACCAAATCCTTAGAAGTGATTGCTCCGGGCAGTAGTGTCAACTTTATCATGTCCGATACCAATGGTGTGCACACCATCAGCTCGCTGTTATGGCCGACCGGTGCGCAGCATATGCCTTTCGATCAAACCAGCGCATATCGTGGCGGTGGGTTCGTTACATTGGATACGCCTGGGTTGTATGTATTTACCTGCAAAGTGCATCCATACATGTTTGGTGCAGTTATCGTGGATGATCCAAGCACTACTGGTGGACTTGATTTAGGTGATTCTCGAAGCAACTACACCATTGATTTGGTCACAGGCATTAAAAACTTGCCTACCAGTAGCGATTTGGCGGTGCGACTACTCAAGACATTTTTCATCGCAACTGCACCTGACAATTGGCAAGATTATTCATCCGGCCAGTGGAACGTAAAGTATCCTAATTTGCCGTTGCTTACTACGAAAGGATCTGTCAACTTATCAACGATTAATATAGACAGGCAAACACTTTCTTTAGGATCGGCGCCAGAAAAATTCGGTGTAGGGGAAGTATGGGTCAATACGCAATTCGAGAAAACGGCTGGTAAGTATAAACCAGGAACATCTACCGTAGTCGACGCTAGTACTTGGACAGTCAAACGGAAAGTTGCGTTACCGCAAATCAACAACAATAATCCGCATAACATGTGGTCAAATCGGGATCAGTCCGTGATTTATCAAACGCAGTGGTTTGATAATAAATTTTCGATGATTAATCGTGAAACCGGTGAACTCATCAAAAACATTACGGTAGGTTATTCACCTTCGCATGTTATGACATTACCAACCAACGATGATATCACGATTGCAATCAATGGAGAAAATGGCGTTTCGGTGATTCCAGCTGGAACAACGGATGTGACCAAAATGATGCCGACGCAGGCGCAAGGGCATATTTCTGCCAATCCGCACGGTCATTGGATCAGTGCCGATGGCTCAAAAATTGTAACTCCCAACATCAATACCAGCGACATCGGTATCTATAAATCTGAAGGTGGCATACTTGCTCGTACACCAACTGGAAATAATGCGCCGGGTGCTCATCCGATTGCTATTGGCATGATGCCGGATTCTAGCAAAATCTATGCAGCCAATCTGCTGCATCACACATTGACGGTATTGAATGGGGAAACGGGTGCTTTGATTAAAACCATCGATTTGATTGCTGACTATGATCCGATAAGTGGGGATTTTAAAGATAATGATGGAAATGGCGATCCGGAAGCTTATGGCATACTGCCTATTCAGTCGCCTGTTTCTCCGGATGGTAAAGCCGTAGTGATTGCCTCAACAGGTGGACAGATCGTCATTGTCGATACGAAGACTGACAAAATTGTCAAATCACTACCTTGTGATCCGGGTTGCCACGGTGCAAATTTTGGTGCTAAGAAGGATGGCGGATACTATGCCTATGTCACGACCAAATTTGGTAACAGGCTCACAGTAGTGGATATCGATCCGGACGGTAATGGCGATATTAGCGATGCCAAAATAGCCGGTTATGTGTCATTGGTGGACACTGCCAGCACTGCCAAGGATGACAGTATAAGCGGCTTGCCAGGATTTGGCGGCCAAGGTGTTTTGGCTATACCTATTGTTTACAATGGCTGGGTACAAAACCTTCCAGATGTTTGGAAAGATGTATTGACAAATAAACAGAAAGATCCATGGGTCAGTAATTAG
- a CDS encoding prepilin-type N-terminal cleavage/methylation domain-containing protein: protein MSRLKVNFHFQRAFTLIELLIVMAIISVLAVVAVPVYSDYIDRARAVQAITDISAIAKSLVIYQMSVGKLPATLVEVGAQGYLDPWKNPYQYLNLSDPSDKNSKGKARKDHNLVPINSDFDLYSMGKDGRSVSPLTAKASRDDIVRANNGRYVGLASEY, encoded by the coding sequence ATGAGCAGATTGAAGGTTAATTTTCATTTTCAGCGAGCTTTTACGCTGATTGAATTGCTAATTGTTATGGCAATCATCAGTGTTCTTGCTGTCGTTGCTGTGCCTGTTTATAGCGACTATATAGATCGTGCTAGGGCCGTGCAGGCAATTACAGACATCAGCGCTATTGCAAAAAGCTTAGTTATTTATCAAATGAGTGTTGGGAAGCTTCCCGCTACTTTAGTCGAGGTTGGCGCACAAGGTTATTTAGATCCTTGGAAAAATCCGTATCAATACCTCAATCTATCGGATCCAAGCGATAAAAACTCAAAAGGTAAGGCACGTAAAGATCATAATTTAGTTCCGATCAATTCGGATTTTGATCTATATAGCATGGGGAAAGATGGAAGAAGTGTTTCTCCATTAACCGCTAAAGCAAGTCGGGATGATATTGTGCGTGCTAATAATGGACGCTATGTCGGATTGGCATCCGAGTACTAA